In the genome of Rhodamnia argentea isolate NSW1041297 chromosome 3, ASM2092103v1, whole genome shotgun sequence, one region contains:
- the LOC115729700 gene encoding beta-glucosidase 46-like, with the protein MRELQSEEGMEVSQLKKAIFFMLIFLAPLFTSSNTLKAREDPSSLPSNFLFGTASSSYQFEGAYKSDGKGPSNWDVFAHEPGNIIDGSNGDIAVDHYHRYLEDIRLMESLGVNSYRFSISWARILPKGRFAEVNMAGIHYYNRLIDSLLQKGIQPFVTLTHFDIPQELEDRYGGWLSPKSQEDFGYFADICFKYFGDRVKYWVTFNEPNIQATLAYRWGLFPPAHCSAPFGNCTVGNSETEPFIAAHNMILSHATAVNIYRTKYQKEQDGIIGIVIHAAWFEPISNSSADKLAAERAMSFFMSWFLDPIIFGKYPTDMIKILGPILPKFSRSDQEKLKNGLDFIGVNHYTSFYVKDCILSICEPGKGITKTEGYYEQNSKKNGVPIGQPTDLEWLNVYPQGMENMVTYVKERYNNTPMFITENGYGEEDDLQLKDKKPLDDLKRVEYMAGYLSALVSAVRKGADVRGYFAWSLLDNFEWEFGYTQRFGLYHVDFTTLKRTPKLSASSYKRFITEHNVRTIIHPDHPNLQQIY; encoded by the exons TGAAGAGGGCATGGAGgtttctcaactcaagaaagcCATCTTCTTCATGTTAATATTCTTGGCTCCACTCTTCACTTCCTCCAACACCCTCAAGGCCAGGGAAGACCCATCATCACTCCCCAGCAACTTCCTCTTTGGCACGGCCTCTTCTTCTTACCAG TTTGAAGGAGCTTACAAGAGTGATGGGAAGGGTCCCAGCAACTGGGATGTTTTTGCTCATGAACCAG GTAACATAATCGATGGAAGTAATGGCGACATCGCCGTGGACCACTATCATCGTTATCTG GAAGACATAAGGCTTATGGAGTCGCTTGGAGTGAACAGCTATCGTTTCTCAATCTCATGGGCAAGAATTCTTCCCA AGGGAAGATTTGCAGAAGTAAACATGGCAGGAATACACTACTATAACAGACTCATCGATAGCCTCCTTCAAAAGG GAATACAACCCTTTGTAACGTTGACTCACTTCGACATACCACAAGAACTTGAGGACAGATACGGAGGTTGGCTCAGTCCAAAATCACA GGAGGATTTTGGATATTTTGCAGATATTTGCTTTAAGTACTTTGGAGACCGGGTAAAGTATTGGGTCACCTTCAATGAGCCGAACATCCAGGCAACATTAGCATACCGCTGGGGTCTATTTCCGCCTGCCCATTGCTCTGCTCCATTTGGAAACTGCACAGTTGGAAATTCGGAGACGGAGCCCTTCATAGCAGCCCATAACATGATCTTATCGCACGCAACTGCAGTCAACATTTACAGGACAAAATACCAG AAGGAACAAGACGGCATCATTGGGATTGTCATACATGCAGCATGGTTCGAGCCCATCAGCAACTCATCAGCAGACAAGTTAGCTGCAGAGAGAGCAATGTCTTTCTTTATGAGCTG GTTTTTGGACCCAATAATATTTGGGAAATATCCTACGGACATGATCAAAATTCTGGGACCCATTTTACCCAAATTTTCAAGAAGCGACCAGGAGAAACTGAAGAATGGGTTGGACTTCATCGGCGTCAATCACTACACAAGTTTCTATGTCAAGGACTGCATTTTATCTATTTGTGAACCAGGTAAAGGAATCACCAAGACAGAAGGTTACTACGAacaaaactcaaaaaagaacGGCGTACCCATAGGACAACCT aCTGACCTAGAGTGGTTAAACGTCTACCCCCAAGGAATGGAGAATATGGTAACCTATGTCAAGGAGAGGTATAACAACACCCCAATGTTCATCACAGAAAATG gtTATGGTGAAGAGGATGACCTCCAACTCAAAGACAAAAAGCCCCTGGACGATCTGAAAAGAGTAGAGTACATGGCCGGCTATTTAAGTGCTCTCGTTTCAGCAGTGAG GAAAGGAGCAGATGTGAGGGGTTATTTTGCATGGTCCTTGCTCGACAATTTTGAATGGGAATTTGGATATACACAGAGGTTTGGACTTTACCATGTCGACTTCACCACATTGAAGAGAACTCCCAAACTGTCAGCAAGTTCGTATAAGCGGTTTATCACAGAACACAACGTCAGAACCATAATACATCCAGACCATCCTAATCTCCAGCAGATTTATTGA